ATCGTAGCGATTACCTGATCCAGGATCGATAAAGCTTTTATGAGCCCTTCAACAATATGCTGTCGGTCACGGGCCTTTTGAAGGTCATATTGGGAACGTTTAGTCACAACATCCTTCTGATGGTCAATATACGCATCAATCAGCTCGGCAAGTCCCATCAATACTGGCCTTTTTTTGTTGATTGCCACCATATTGAAGTTATAAGTAATCTGTAAATCGCTATTTTTATAAAGATAGTGCAATACACCATTTGAGTCAGCGTCTTTTTTCAGTTCAATCACTACACGGAGGCCGGTGCGGTCAGTCTCATCACGTACTTCTGCAATGCCTTCCACTTTTCGGTCTAGTCGGAATTCATCAATACGTTTAACAAGATTGGCTTTGTTGATTTCGTATGGGATTTCTGTAATGACAATCTGCTGCTTGCCGCCACGGATATCTTCAATCTCAGCTTTGCCGCGAACGATGATCTTTCCTTTGCCGGTTTTATACGCTTTTGCTATGCCCTCGATGCCCTGGATGATTCCCCCAGTTGGAAAATCAGGGCCCTTTATGACTTTCATCAAATCTTCAATCGTGCATGCAGGGTTGTCCATCCTCATGATAACCCCATCAATCACTTCCGCTAAATTATGGGGCGGGATATCCGTAGCATAACCCGCTGATATACCTGTTGAACCATTGACCAGCAAGTTAGGGAACATCGCTGGAAGCACGGTAGGCTCGCTGGAGGTATCATCGAAGTTCGGAATAAATTCAACCGTTCTTTTTTCGATATCCCTTAGGAGCTCACCGGCAATGGCCGATAATCTTGCTTCGGTATAACGCATCGCGGCTGGCGGGTCACCGTCGATGCTCCCATTATTTCCGTGCATTTCGACAAGATAGTTACGTACTTTCCAATCCTGGCTCATCCGCACCATTGCTTCATAAACAGAGGAATCACCATGCGGGTGGTAGTTACCAATAACGTTACCGACCGTCTTGGCAGATTTACGGAAGCCTTTTTCACTTGTATTGCCTTCTACGTGCATAGCGTACAAAATCCTGCGTTGAACAGGTTTAAGTCCGTCCCTGGCATCAGGAAGCGCACGTTCCTGGATAATATATTTACTATATCGGCCAAAACGGTCCCCTAATACGTCTTCTAAAGGGAGGTCACGAAATTTTTCAATAGAACTCATTCTTCAGTAACCTCCTCTGCAACTGAAATATTTTCATTTTCAAGGATGTTTCCATCTTCTTCAAGACCAAAAGCCACATTGGATTCGATCCACTTCCTGCGTGGTTCCACCTTATCACCCATAAGGGTCGTCACTCTTCGTTCCGCTCTTGCTGCATCGTCAATTCGTACGCGGATCAATGTCCTGGTCTCCGGATCCATTGTCGTTTCCCATAGCTGGTCTGCGTTCATTTCTCCAAGACCTTTATAACGCTGGATGATATAGCCTTTGCCGACCTTCTTCATCGCATCCTTCAGCTCTTCGTCGCTCCAGGCATATTCGATGATTTCTTTCTTGCCTGTACCCTTGCTGACCTTATATAAAGGCGGCAGTGCAATGAATACCTTTCCGGCTTCAATCAGCGGCTTCATATATCTGTAAAAGAATGTCAATAACAGCACCTGTATATGGGCCCCGTCAGTATCAGCATCCGTCATGATGACAATTTTGTCATAGTTGATGTCTTGTACATTGAAGTCAGACCCCACACCTGCACCAATTGCATGAATGATCGTGTTGATTTCTTCGTTCTTGAAGATGTCCTGAAGCTTTGCTTTTTCTGTATTGATAACTTTACCGCGCAGTGGGAGCACAGCCTGGAACTTTCTATCACGGCCCTGCTTGGCAGAACCGCCTGCAGAATCACCCTCAACAAGATATAGTTCATTTTTTGCAGGATTCTTGGATTGAGCTGGAGTCAGCTTGCCGGATAACATTGCGTCTGATCTCTTTCTCTTTTTGCCGCTCCTTGCATCCTCGCGTGCTTTACGGGCAGCTTCACGAGCCTGGTACGCCTTGATGGACTTCTTAATTAGCAATGTACTAATATCAGGATTTTCTTCAAGGAAATAGGAAAGATGCTCTGAAACGACTGAGTCGACGGCAGATCTAGCTTCACTAGTCCCTAGTTTTCCCTTTGTCTGGCCTTCAAATTGCAGCAGCTCCTCTGGAATACGCACAGAGACAATTCCTGCTAATCCTTCCCGGATGTCTGCTCCTTCGAGGTTTTTGTCTTTTTCCTTAAGCAATCCAACCTTGCGGGCATATTCATTGAACACCCTGGTCATTGCTGTTTTGGCACCCGCTTCATGCGTTCCGCCATCTTTCGTACGGACATTGTTTACGAATGAGAGCACATTCTCTGAGTAACCATCATTAAATTGAAAGGCAAACTCAACTTCTATCTGGCTATTGTCCCCTTCGAAACTGACAACTGGATGAAGCACATCTTTTTCTTCGTTCAAGTATTCAACGAATGCCTGAATACCAGTTTCGAAATGGAAGACATCTTTCACATCATTGCGTTCATCGATCAACTCTATTTTTAACCCTTTTAACAAAAAGGCAGACTCTCTAAGGCGTTCCGAAAGGGTATCATAGTTATAAGTTAATGTAGAAAATATTTCAGGGTCTGGTTTAAAGTGGATGATTGTTCCCGTTTGGTTCGTCTTACCGATCTTTTCGAGTGTAGTCACTGGCTTGCCGCCATTCTCAAAACGCTGTTCATAGACAAACCCATCACGTTTTATGGTTACAACCAGCCATTCTGATAATGCGTTAACAACGGAAGCACCCACACCATGTAATCCACCGCTCGTTTTATATCCGCCCTGTCCAAATTTGCCCCCTGCGTGCAGGACGGTAAGGATTACCTCGGGAGTCGGTTTGCCGAGCTTGTGCATACCAGTAGGCATCCCACGGCCTTTATCCTGGACACTGACTGAATTATCTTTATGGATTTTGACGATGATCTGATTGCCGTAGCCGCCGAGTGCTTCGTCTACTGAGTTATCAACGATTTCATAAACGAGGTGATGTAGTCCTCTTGTATCTGTGCTGCCGATATACATACCCGGCCTTTTGCGTACCGCTTCAAGGCCTTCCAGTACCTGTATGGCATCATCATTATAATCAAAAGCTTGCTGATTTCTTGCCACGAACATACCCCTTTCATTTCTTGCAAACAACATTGACGGTTTTTATGTATAGTGTCAATGAATTCGTTAAGTATTCATTTTTTTGATAAAGGCTTTTCAAATTAAGTTGGTGTTCAATTCATTGAGCCATTTTACATAAAAAGCTGCCTTTCGCCTATATCAGAACAATTGTTCTCTTATTTATTTTACCATAAGTATGGCGTCTATGCTTAATTGTAGCGATTAATTGGAATTTGGCAAACGGATTTCAAGAATTAATTGGAATTTTGTCATAAAAAATCGGTTTTTTGGATACTTATGTGAAGGTTTTATGTCGTCCTCGGCGGTGTTTTAAATTATGTTTCTCCGCAGACAGGCTTGCAATACCCGCTCGTGAACCAAACTCCCAGTGATTTCCGCCGTTATTTTTCCAAGATGTACTGCAACATAAGAACAAATTCATTTTATGGAGGACATTCAATATGAGAAGCACGAAGGTGTTCTTTCTTGGGTCGGCACTGCTCCTTCTTCTTGCTGTCACTGCCGGCGGTGTATTCAGAAGTGACACTGATGGAGGAGAACGGGGGCAAAAAATTCAGTCTGCGGAACAACCAATCATGCTGGAACGGTCCATGGCAAAGGTAAACAATGTTAAGATGGGGGAGAAAATCAAGACTCAACTTGATACCCAAGATGAAATCACGTTAATCTTTCATAATAAAAAGAATACAAGTCATTATTATGACCATGAAGCCGCAGTAGACTTTGTTAATGAACCAAGCTCGGAGGAAATAGACGAAATAACCCGGGATATCAAAGGCTGGGTCATCAAGCATCTGAATTCCATCTATATTTTCAGATCAACTGTAATGGAAACACCTGAAATGATACAGTATTTTAAACAAAGACAGAATATCGAATATGCTGAACCAAATTTCATCTTGATGCAAAATGAAGTGAATGGACCTAATGACCTGCTTTACCAGGAAAACTATCAGTGGAACTTACCGGTAATCGGTACGGAACAAGGATGGAATGTGACCCGTGGCAATGAAGAAGTTCAAATTGCGATTGTGGATACAGGAGTGGATTTGGATCATCCAGATTTAAGAAACCGACTTGTCAAGGGCTACAATGTGATTGATGAGAAATCAGAGCCGGATGATGATAATGGACATGGAACCCATGTAGCCGGAATTATTGCTTCGGAAACGAATAATAACCAGGGTGTTGCCGGAATGACCTGGTTCAGCAAAATCATGCCGGTCAAAGCGATGGGAGCTAAAGGTTATGGTACGACTTTTGATATTGCAAAAGGAATCGTCTGGGCCGTTGACCAGGGTGCCGATGTAATTAACCTAAGTCTTGGCAATTATCAGCCTTCAAAGGTTCTTGAAGAAGCTGTCCGCTATGCTTATGAGAATAATGTGGTCATGGTTTCTGCAGCCGGCAATGACGCTTCAAATCAGCCTACCTACCCTTCTGCCTATCCGGAAGTCTTAAGTGTTGCTGCAGTAGATTATAATGGAAACCGGGCAAGCTTTTCTAACTATGGGGATTATATTGATATAGCCGCACCAGGAGTCTATATCCCCAGCACCTACTTTAATGAACAGTATGCCGCACTTTCAGGCACATCAATGGCCGCTCCGCATGTCGCCGGCCTAGCCGCGCTTATTAAATCTGCCAACCCTGGTTTAAAAAGCTCTCAAGTCATAAGGATCATCAAAAATTCCGCGATTGACCTTGGAGAGCAAGGAAAAGATATAAATTTTGGCAATGGCTTGATTGATGTGAATTCAGCATTGCAGGAAGCAAGTAAAGAGGTGCCAGGCATCAACAAAAATGAAAATTCTTTATTTGAATGGTTAAGGTAAGCCATCAGCATGAAACAAGCCGCCCTAAAATGGACGGCTTGTTGCTTTTTATATCAGACTATATAGGTGTGGATCAACTTCTTTAATAAGCGGACTAAGTTCCCCTGCTGACAGGATATACAATTCATGCATTGCCCTTGTACATGCAGTATATAACAATTTCCTTTCCTCAGTCCTTGTATAGACAGATGAATCATAAATGATCACCGCGTCAAACTCGATCCCTTTTGCCAGGTATGTCGGCACCACATTAACGCCATTTTCAAACGTCATGGTGCCTTTTTCGATCAGCCTCGTGTCATGTACTTTTTTGACTCCCTCGAAAGCAGCCTTACTCTCCTTGGCTGTTTTACAAATAACCGCGATGTTTTTATGGCCTGACCTTTGAAGCTCGGAAATCAAATCATTAACCTTAGGAATATGGTCTCTGCTTTCACAGGTCTGGACGATAACCGGCTTTGGTCCCGTTCGATTAAAAGGTTCAATCATTTCTCCGCCTTGAATCAGCTGGCGGGTAAATTCTACAATTTGCTTTGTTGACCTGTAAGTCTTTGTAAGCCTGTAAAGTTCCATTTCTCCAGAATCAAGTGCTGAATCCGCCAGAATCGTCTGGGCCCCGGTAGGTCCTGAATAAATTGCCTGGTTTATATCTCCGAGCAGTGTCATCTTACTATACGGGAACAGCCTTTTTATATACGCAAACTGGAATGGAGTATAGTCCTGTGCTTCATCTACGAAAACATGACGAATCGATGTGTTCGATTTCCTGCCTTCAATCAAATCCTGAAGATAAAGAAAAGGAGTTGCATCTTCATAGACAATAAATCTATTTTCCAGATTGCTTATGGACTGTTCACAGGTGGTCCCCCAATTTTTCGGTAAGGATTCAGACATGATCTGGCTTTCCTTAAAGAAATCCATGAAAACGGCTCTTATATTAATGAATTTTAATTTTTTCACCGCATTGAATAATGGTTTGAAGCGTCTTTTGACTACCATTTCAGATAGCCATTTCTGCTCCCGGTCAAAATCATGGTAGGTATCATCTGCTTCTCCTTGTTTTTGCTGGCTGGTTTTGAATGCCTCTAGATAATCTTCCTTTTCAAGAAACTGGATCTCTTTCTCCACCCATTCCTGGGACAATTCCGCTTTTGCTTTTCTCTTAAGCTCTTTTAGTAGCCATTCCTTTACAAGCTGAACTCTATTGGGGATTGAAATACTCTGATCAAGTGAAGCATAGTATGCAGCGATCTCTTTCTTTGAGATGATGGCTCGTTTATTAATGCCTAAACTCTTAAAAACCAGCGTCTCGCCGGCTAATTTCTCTGCGTATTGATCCAGTAAGTCTTTAAAGGCCAAACTTGCTTTAAAGCGGATGCTTTCTATCCGTTCAAAATAATTCTCGTTTTTATCTGCTTCAAGCAAGAACTCCATTTGTTCAAAAGGATCTTCCAGATCATATTCATTGCCGAAACGCGTTGAAAGATACTCCTGGAAAGTGGCCTGCTGCATATTTTCTTCACCAAGCTCCGGTAATACCGTCGCAACATAGCTATTGAAAAGCGGATTCGGTGAGAATAGCATGATATTTTCTGATGTGATGATATTCCTGTACTTGTAAAGCAGGTAAGCAACTCGCTGCATGGCAGCAGAAGTTTTGCCGCTTCCAGCCACGCCCTGTACAACAATAAGACTGCTTGAGTCATTTCGAATGATCTGGTTCTGTTCCTTCTGGATCGTAGCCACTATCGTTTTCATCTGGGTATCGGCATTATTGCCGAGGACTTCCTGAAGCATTTCGTCACCAATGGTAACCCCGGTTTCAAACATTGCTGTAATCTTTCCGCCTTTGATGACAAACTGTCTCTTTAGTTCCATTATTCCTTCAATTGTATCCGTTTCGGTTTTATAATTCGCAGGACCGGGGGAGTAATCATAATAAAGACCGGAAATCGGTGCTCTCCAGTCATAGATCAAGAAGTTTTCTTCCTGCTCATCCATTAGAGTGGCGATGCCTAAGTATATTTGCTCCGCTGTGTCTTCAACGTCATCTTTAAAATCGACTCTGCCAAAATAGGGAGAAAACCTAAGGCGAGACAAAGTCTGCAGTTGCTTGATCATTTGAGATTGAGTCCGTTCACGCTCTGATAAAAGAGCAGCCTGCTGCTTGATACTCGTGAAGGTTTCCGCTACATCATCAGCTTCATCAAAGTTGACCGTAACGTCCTCCCAAAAGGTTTTGCGGATTTCAAGAGCATCAGAGCCTACATCACTTGAACTCTCATTCCACTTTTCTGCTTTTTTATCAATTTCCTTTATGATGGATTCAACACGTTCCTGTTCCATTTCCAAGTCTTGTAGTTGCTTTTCTTCCATTTAAATCACTCCAGACTCAATGCTCTAAAACTTGACTGCCACTTTGGTTTATGGTATTGTTATATTAGAATCATTGTGTATTCAATGCTCAGTTAAATAAGTGCCAACTTTCATTTTACTATGGACATATTTTTATGACAAATCTCTTTTTTTCTGAAGTCACCTTTATGGTGCTTTTTTATTTTTTACATAGTGCTTTAATTATATTTATTCGATGTCTAACCTTTTTAAACATAAAAAACCGCGATGCTGAAATTCAGCTTGCGGTTTTTTCATGAATTGGATTGGATCAGATGTTTTTTCCGGGATTACTGATACCGCCGATTTAAAACATCAGCATTCAGTGTTTTCGTCATCTGCTAAGTTTGATGATGGTTGCGATATTCGCTGCAATTTTTTCGACATATGTGTGAGCGTTTTTAAAGGCGTCTTCCAGGGAAACCACACCTGGAACTATGCTGAACACGGCATCGATTCCATGCTCGTGGACAACCTCACTGTCTCTAGCTACATTCCCCGCAATCGCAATGACCGGGACATTATGTCGTTTAGCGGTCTTGGCAACTCCTATAGGGGTTTTGCCAAAAATAGTCTGACCATCGATCTTGCCTTCTCCGGTTATAACAAAGTCGGCATCTAGAATTTGGCTTTCTAGATGT
The window above is part of the Mesobacillus jeotgali genome. Proteins encoded here:
- the parE gene encoding DNA topoisomerase IV subunit B; its protein translation is MARNQQAFDYNDDAIQVLEGLEAVRKRPGMYIGSTDTRGLHHLVYEIVDNSVDEALGGYGNQIIVKIHKDNSVSVQDKGRGMPTGMHKLGKPTPEVILTVLHAGGKFGQGGYKTSGGLHGVGASVVNALSEWLVVTIKRDGFVYEQRFENGGKPVTTLEKIGKTNQTGTIIHFKPDPEIFSTLTYNYDTLSERLRESAFLLKGLKIELIDERNDVKDVFHFETGIQAFVEYLNEEKDVLHPVVSFEGDNSQIEVEFAFQFNDGYSENVLSFVNNVRTKDGGTHEAGAKTAMTRVFNEYARKVGLLKEKDKNLEGADIREGLAGIVSVRIPEELLQFEGQTKGKLGTSEARSAVDSVVSEHLSYFLEENPDISTLLIKKSIKAYQAREAARKAREDARSGKKRKRSDAMLSGKLTPAQSKNPAKNELYLVEGDSAGGSAKQGRDRKFQAVLPLRGKVINTEKAKLQDIFKNEEINTIIHAIGAGVGSDFNVQDINYDKIVIMTDADTDGAHIQVLLLTFFYRYMKPLIEAGKVFIALPPLYKVSKGTGKKEIIEYAWSDEELKDAMKKVGKGYIIQRYKGLGEMNADQLWETTMDPETRTLIRVRIDDAARAERRVTTLMGDKVEPRRKWIESNVAFGLEEDGNILENENISVAEEVTEE
- a CDS encoding S8 family peptidase, which codes for MRSTKVFFLGSALLLLLAVTAGGVFRSDTDGGERGQKIQSAEQPIMLERSMAKVNNVKMGEKIKTQLDTQDEITLIFHNKKNTSHYYDHEAAVDFVNEPSSEEIDEITRDIKGWVIKHLNSIYIFRSTVMETPEMIQYFKQRQNIEYAEPNFILMQNEVNGPNDLLYQENYQWNLPVIGTEQGWNVTRGNEEVQIAIVDTGVDLDHPDLRNRLVKGYNVIDEKSEPDDDNGHGTHVAGIIASETNNNQGVAGMTWFSKIMPVKAMGAKGYGTTFDIAKGIVWAVDQGADVINLSLGNYQPSKVLEEAVRYAYENNVVMVSAAGNDASNQPTYPSAYPEVLSVAAVDYNGNRASFSNYGDYIDIAAPGVYIPSTYFNEQYAALSGTSMAAPHVAGLAALIKSANPGLKSSQVIRIIKNSAIDLGEQGKDINFGNGLIDVNSALQEASKEVPGINKNENSLFEWLR
- the helD gene encoding RNA polymerase recycling motor HelD; its protein translation is MEEKQLQDLEMEQERVESIIKEIDKKAEKWNESSSDVGSDALEIRKTFWEDVTVNFDEADDVAETFTSIKQQAALLSERERTQSQMIKQLQTLSRLRFSPYFGRVDFKDDVEDTAEQIYLGIATLMDEQEENFLIYDWRAPISGLYYDYSPGPANYKTETDTIEGIMELKRQFVIKGGKITAMFETGVTIGDEMLQEVLGNNADTQMKTIVATIQKEQNQIIRNDSSSLIVVQGVAGSGKTSAAMQRVAYLLYKYRNIITSENIMLFSPNPLFNSYVATVLPELGEENMQQATFQEYLSTRFGNEYDLEDPFEQMEFLLEADKNENYFERIESIRFKASLAFKDLLDQYAEKLAGETLVFKSLGINKRAIISKKEIAAYYASLDQSISIPNRVQLVKEWLLKELKRKAKAELSQEWVEKEIQFLEKEDYLEAFKTSQQKQGEADDTYHDFDREQKWLSEMVVKRRFKPLFNAVKKLKFINIRAVFMDFFKESQIMSESLPKNWGTTCEQSISNLENRFIVYEDATPFLYLQDLIEGRKSNTSIRHVFVDEAQDYTPFQFAYIKRLFPYSKMTLLGDINQAIYSGPTGAQTILADSALDSGEMELYRLTKTYRSTKQIVEFTRQLIQGGEMIEPFNRTGPKPVIVQTCESRDHIPKVNDLISELQRSGHKNIAVICKTAKESKAAFEGVKKVHDTRLIEKGTMTFENGVNVVPTYLAKGIEFDAVIIYDSSVYTRTEERKLLYTACTRAMHELYILSAGELSPLIKEVDPHLYSLI